In Brachionichthys hirsutus isolate HB-005 unplaced genomic scaffold, CSIRO-AGI_Bhir_v1 contig_976, whole genome shotgun sequence, a single genomic region encodes these proteins:
- the LOC137912521 gene encoding guanylate cyclase soluble subunit alpha-2-like: protein MSSSSRKISSESFSSSVGSDCGLESPGGGDGGDCGSEAAEESRGCPFASLSTHRAAIWNGRGHAERNACPAGEEHPGAGGPHRRVTRRRRVNLDSLGESLRRLTSPMTQTVQEALQRTLHFYRQQEIRCREVGSEELRREKREDKCPFLENSDSEEDVLQILQYTATILGVPFCEMREHFGEEFFGLCFEENERVLRAVGSNLQDFFNGFDAILEHIRTSTGRRASSESPSFQCKDPYEEEKGVKQLAKGGERVGRGKVLLLHCFNPAPVVGLLMPGLIRAVARRIFHSEVEVEEVPPLTPLLLNEDTEHKDGDSPTASPTASASSSPSPPSPFKTSIPNVCLSFQIQETHPSSFSFLQNAASSSTKRLPLSLSTNPSDLCIGLATFCRAFPFHLGLGPHMELLQIGEGLRRQARIEQHRSLSFRDCFEIVSPKMEPSFQGILLRLASPFTIRSRPDTTQGGTKEKVMELKGQMIHVPESCSLMFLGSPRVDKLEELMGRGLHLSDIPIHDATRDVILVGEQAKAQDGLKKRMDKLKATLERTHQALEEEKRRTVDLLYSIFPGDVAQKLWQGQHVPARKFDDVTMLFSDIVGFTAVCAQCTPMQVISMLNELYTRFDYQCGILDVYKIETIGDAYCVAVGLHKKVDSHAKPIAHMALKMMELSEEVLTPDGKPIKLRIGIHTGSVLAGVVGVKMPRYCLFGNNVTLASKFESGSHPRCINVSPTTYQLLKDDRSFSFVPRSRLELPDNFPKEIPGTCYFLEVGTTHSHASLTSSRSAPPASMRKVSYSIGTMFLRETSL from the exons atgtCCTCTTCGTCGCGCAAGATCTCATCGGAGTCATTCAGCAGCTCGGTGGGCTCGGACTGTGGGCTGGagagccccggggggggggacgggggggactgCGGCTCGGAGGCGGCGGAGGAGAGCCGAGGATGCCCGTTCGCCTCTCTCTCCACGCACAGAGCGGCAATCTGGAACGGCCGCGGCCACGCCGAGAGGAACGCCTGCCCGGCGGGAGAGGAGCATCCGGGGGCCGGCGGCCCCCACAGGAGGGTCaccaggaggagacgggtgaacCTGGACTCGCTGGGGGAGAGCCTGAGGCGACTCACCTCGCCCATG aCACAGACTGTTCAGGAGGCTCTACAGCGAACCCTGCACTTCTACAGACAGCAAGAGATCAG GTGTCGAGAAGTTGGCAGTGAAGAGCTGcgaagagaaaagagagaagataaatgtccatttctGGAAAATTCTGATTCAGAGGAAGATGTCCTACAAATCCTTCAGTATACGGCTACCATACTGG GAGTCCCATTCTGCGAGATGCGAGAGCATTTTGGAGAGGAATTCTTTGGCCTTTGCTTTGAGGAAAATGAGCGCGTGCTTCGGGCTGTGGGTAGCAACCTCCAGGACTTCTTCAATGGCTTTGATGCCATTTTGGAACACATACGCACCTCCACGGGTCGCCGTGCCTCTTCTGAGAGCCCCTCCTTCCAGTGCAAGGATCCttatgaggaggagaaaggagtaAAACAATTGGCCAAAGGTGGAGAAAGAGTTGGAAGGGGAAAGGTGTTGCTTCTTCATTGTTTTAACCCCGCTCCTGTTGTTGGACTGCTCATGCCAGGGTTGATCCGGGCTGTTGCCAGGCGGATCTTTCATTCAGAAGTTGAGGTGGAAGAGGTTCCACCTCTAACTCCCTTATTGCTCAATGAAGATACAGAACACAAAGACGGTGATTCCCCAACTGCCTCCCCcacagcctcagcctcctcatccccatcccctccctctcctttcaAAACCTCTATTCCCAACGTTTGCTTGTCATTCCAAATACAGGAAACGCAcccttcttccttctctttcctccaaAATGCGGCCTCGTCGAGCACTAAAAGGCTGCCCCTCTCGCTCTCCACCAACCCCAGTGATTTGTGCATTGGCTTGGCCACCTTTTGCCGTGCCTTTCCATTTCACCTTGGCCTGGGCCCCCACATGGAGCTACTGCAAATTGGAGAAGGCTTGAGGAGACAGGCCCGCATCGAGCAACACAGGAGTCTCTCATTCAGGGACTGCTTTGAGATCGTCTCACCCAAAATGGAACCTTCATTCCAGGGCATCCTTCTGAGACTCGCATCTCCATTTACCATCCGCAGTAGACCTGATACAACGCAGGGCGGCACCAAGGAGAAG GTGATGGAGTTGAAGGGTCAGATGATCCATGTTCCCGAATCCTGCTCCCTGATGTTTTTGGGCTCGCCACGAGTTGATAAATTGGAGGAGCTGATGGGCAGAGGACTTCACTTGTCAGATATTCCCATCCACGATGCCACACGGGATGTTATCCTTGTGGGGGAACAAGCCAAGGCCCAGGATGGCCTAAAGAAGAGGATGGACAAACTTAAG gcTACGTTAGAACGAACACACCaggcgctggaggaggaaaagaggagaacTGTGGATCTCCTTTATTCCATATTTCCAGGTGACGTGGCACAGAAGCTCTGGCAGGGCCAGCACGTTCCCGCCCGCAAATTTGACGATGTCACCATGCTGTTCTCGGACATTGTGGGTTTTACCGCTGTCTGCGCCCAGTGCACGCCTATGCAGGTCATCTCCATGCTGAACGAACTTTACACACGCTTTGACTACCAGTGTGGCATTCTGGATGTTTATAAG ATCGAGACAATAGGTGATGCGTACTGTGTGGCAGTAGGACTTCACAAGAAGGTCGACAGTCATGCGAAGCCCATTGCACACATGGCTCTGAAGATGATGGAGCTTTCAGAGGAAGTTCTAACACCTGATGGGAAACCTATCAAG CTAAGGATAGGAATACACACGGGTTCTGTGCTGGCCGGTGTGGTCGGGGTTAAAATGCCGCGGTACTGCTTGTTCGGCAACAACGTGACGTTGGCGAGCAAGTTTGAATCTGGGAGCCATCCGAGGTGCATCAACGTCAGTCCCACGACTTACCA GTTGCTGAAGGATGACCGCTCTTTTTCCTTTGTCCCTCGTTCTCGTCTGGAGCTCCCGGACAATTTCCCGAAAGAGATCCCGGGAACGTGTTATTTCCTGGAGGTGGGGACAACCCACAGCCACGCCTCACTCACCAGCTCTCGCTCTGCTCCCCCAGCCTCTATGAGGAAAGTCTCCTACAGCATCGGGACCATGTTTTTAAGAGAAACGAGTTTGTAG
- the LOC137912540 gene encoding L-aminoadipate-semialdehyde dehydrogenase-phosphopantetheinyl transferase-like, with protein sequence MGSVRWAFRCSSWTPSRSDWLFAARCIQREEKDRIGRFAFAKDAKAAMAGRLLLRRFVSERMGVPWSEIRLERSPRGKPYLAAPPEVIPGPSPESPSWSFNLSHQGDFAVLAAEPGLQVGVDVMKTVMPGTGSVPEFFSIMTRQFTAYEWSVIQSAGSEHQQLAAFYRHWALKESFIKAIGTGLGFSLQRVEFHLSPEPVTRGRVLRQTKMHLDEEEEEDWIFEESLLDADHHVAVALGPSDEPASTSPPLPPTAFELLSFSELVASASPLTEEDSSYWDGFETKAEAPRRQRDAHTSR encoded by the exons ATGGGCTCTGTCCGCTGGGCGTTTCGCTGCAGTTCGTGGACTCCGAGTCGGTCGGACTGGTTGTTTGCGGCTCGCTGCATTCAGCGggaggagaaagacagaatCGGGCGCTTCGCGTTTGCTAAGGATGCCAAAGCCGCCATG GCTGGCCGGTTGCTGCTGAGGAGATTTGTTTCGGAGCGGATGGGGGTTCCCTGGTCAGAGATCCGACTCGAGCGATCTCCCCGGGGGAAGCCTTACCTCGCAGCGCCACCGGAG GTCATTCCAGGTCCGTCCCCAGAGTCCCCGTCCTGGAGCTTCAACCTGTCCCACCAGGGGGACTTCGCTGTTCTCGCTGCAGAGCCGGGGCTGCAGGTCGGGGTGGACGTCATGAAGACCGTCATGCCAGGcac CGGCTCGGTGCCTGAGTTTTTCTCTATCATGACTCGTCAGTTCACGGCGTACGAGTGGAGCGTCATCCAATCGGCTGGCTCGGAGCACCAGCAGCTCGCCGCGTTCTACCGACACTGG GCCCTGAAGGAGAGCTTCATCAAAGCCATCGGCACCGGTCTCGGCTTCAGTCTGCAGCGGGTGGAGTTCCACCTGTCTCCCGAACCTGTCACACGGGGGCGCGTCCTGCGCCAGACCAAGATGCATctcgatgaggaggaggaggaggactggatATTTGAA gaaaGCCTGCTGGACGCCGACCATCACGTCGCCGTGGCGCTCGGACCGAGCGACGAACCGGCATCTACG tcgcctcctcttcctcccactgcATTCGAGCTGCTGTCATTCAGTGAGCTCGTCGCCTCGGCCTCGCCTCTGACGGAGGAAGACTCCTCTTACTGGGACGGCTTCGAGACGAAGGCCGAAGCCCCGCGGAGACAAAGAGACGCGCACACATCCAGATAG